In Leucobacter insecticola, one DNA window encodes the following:
- a CDS encoding DUF3073 domain-containing protein, with protein MGRGRQKAKHTKVARELKYFSPDTNYSALERELATNSSSKSDEDAWAEYAEKYTPAEDDEQ; from the coding sequence ATGGGGCGCGGCCGTCAAAAGGCAAAGCACACCAAGGTCGCCAGGGAGCTGAAGTATTTCAGCCCTGACACGAACTATTCTGCGCTGGAACGCGAACTCGCGACGAACTCAAGCTCGAAGTCCGACGAGGACGCGTGGGCTGAGTACGCAGAGAAGTACACCCCAGCCGAGGACGACGAGCA